The sequence GACTCAGTAGGCGAGGGTAGAGGGCAACGTCCTCAACGTGATGGAGGCCGCCCCTGAGAACCGCTCAGCTGACCTGACTCAGTGACAGAGGACAGATTTCCCCTCTAAGATGAGGAACAAGACACGGACACccgctcccccccctcccccccattcaaCACAGCCTGCAGgtgccaggcaggcaggaaagagcagagacccacaccctggctggtgtggctcagctgttggGTGTTCTCCTGTCACCAAACGGTCACTGgttggttcagttcccggtcaggggacgtacctgggctgcaggttcaatccccagccctggtcgggggcaagtgtgggaggcaaccaactgatgtatctctctcacatccacatttctctctctctttctcacctccctcccttccactctctctctaaaaaaaaaatcaatggaaaatatattttctggtgAGGACCCAGGAAAATCTAAGCAGCAGGGACAGTGGGCGAGAGCCAGTGACAGAACCCTCTGTGGCAGCAACAcaccctgacccccccccccgccccccgtgtggGGCGGGCGCGGGGCAGCGGGATGGCTCTGTGCTGGGGACGCAGATGGTGCAGACGCctggccaggcaggtggtggTTTCTCGCCGTCGGACCCAGCAAttgtgctccttggtatttacccaaaggagctgaaaaTTCACGCCACAAACAGCCTGCACATGGATGCTTACAGCCGCGTTATCATCACCGCCAAGGCCGGGAGCACCCGCGATGGCCTCCGGGGCGATGGGTAAAGAAGCGATGGGTGCGGAATAGCGCTCCGAACATTCGGAGACGTGAGCGGCCGCACCGAACAGGCACGGAGGGACGGTCAAGGCCAGAAGCGGCCGGCGGAGGCTACACTGTGTGGTTCCAACTCTGGGACTGGAAAAGGCCGAGCTGTGGGGACAGCGGGACCCCTGGTGCCGGGATGGGGGGGCGCCACAGGTGCAGCAGGAGAGCCAGGGGGCGGGAAACTGCTCTGAATGAGACGGGGACGGTGGACACGGGTCACTTCCCATTTGTCCAAACCACAGAAGGACAACACTGCGAGCGGCCCCACTCAGCGTGGCCTCCGCTTAAGTGATGTATCCGCATGGGCTCCTGCGCGGCAGCCCGGCAGCCggaggggctggagctgggctgaGCCCAGAACGGCTCCGGGAGGACCAGCTGCTCACTGCCCCTTAAACGCACCAAGGTTCCGCGCCAGGATCGGTTTATGACTCGTTTCCTAGACGTGCGATTGATGGTTACGGATTTCATGCGTCCGGACGGGCTGTTAAAAAGCCCAACTTAATCCCCTATCGatcccagctgcctcccccacctcctgcggcggccccacccctgatcgcccctgactcAGGCTCACGTCTCTGCTGCCCGGAAAAATACTAGCAATGGCGAGGCACCCGGGCTCGGGTCtccgcccgcccctgccccgcagTGAGTGGCAGTGAGGTCACAGGTGCCCCCCTCGCCAGCCGGGGCCACTCCAGGGGCCCCGCGACCGGCTCGCCCAGCCTTTCGTCCCAGCCCAGACCCGCCCGAGCCCATCTCCCAGGCCCTGGGCGCCCGGGTGCGGACGCTCAGCACAGCCAGCCCgtcaccccgcccccacccggcccccgcGGGGCGGACTTCCCCCCAAGCCCGCCCAGGGGCGCCGAGGCGGCGGGACCTGGGGACGGGCCGCCAGCCGGGGCGACAGATGGGGGGGCGGCCCTGACCTTCCCCGCGGATCGATGGGGCGTGACCGGGGCTGAGCGGAGCCGAGGCGGTGCtgcggcccccgcccgcccctcgcCGGACCCGCTATAAGGGCCGCGCGGGCTCAGGCCGGGCAGCCGCGCTCAGCTCGCCGGCCGCGCCCACCATGGCGCCCcgggccctgctgctgctgctgctgccgctgctgccgctgctcggGGGCTCCGCcgcgcgccccgcgccccccagGTGAGCCGCGCGCTCCTcggccccccgccccagccccgcgTCCGCCCTGCCGGCCCGGCCCTCACCCTcccgcgccccgcgccctccccagggccccccgGCACTCGGACGGGACGTTCACCAGCGAGCTCAGCCGCCTGCGGGAGAGCGCGCGGCTGCAGCGGCTGCTCCAGGGCCTGGTCGGGAAGCGCAGGTGAGGCTGGGCTGCACCTGGGAGCGGGGACCCCTGAGGGGGGCAGGCCCGCTGGGGCGCGCCTCACCTCCGCAGTCTCACGCCAACCCAGGACTAATTCTGatttggggctgggggcagcgagCAGGACACCGAGAACAGCACGTCCTGGACCAAGTCTGCGGAGGGACCCTTCTGCCTGCTGTGGTCCAGCTCGCCCGCCCTGCAGACCTGGTGAGCGCGGCCAGGCCTCCGCCTGgaagccccgcccccgggcccgtCCCCTGGTGCAGTGGGGCCCCCAGGGTCAGGGCGGGCCCCCCGGGTCAGGGCGGGCCCCCCGGGTCAGGGCGTCCCCCTGGGTCAGGGGCACCTCGGACAGCCGGCGGGCCAGGGGTCTGGGAGTGGGACTGAGTCAGTTCACCAGGTGGGCGGGGTCTCCAGCTCCAAGCCCCGCCCCTAACCCGACTGTGGCGGCAGGACGCCCCTGAGGGCCCCCCTGGaccaggcctggtcccccaggctgcctcctggaccGAGGTCTGCAGTCCTGGCTTCCGGCCCGGTGATCCCTGCGGAGACCCAGAAGCGGCTGTGACGACGGAGGAACCCCGCTCCTCCCCGCCTGGACCAGGGCGCCCGGACGcgggaggggtgcagggggaggtggcTGGCACTTGGCACTAATAAAGGAGGAATTCAACCCGGCCTGTGAGCCCCTGTGTGTGCGGCGCCGTGGGGGCAGCCGGGGGCGGAGCTGTGGGAGGGGGCGGCGCATCGCGGAGTCAGCGCTGAGGCCACGCCCACTGCCCTTTAAACCGGGGCAGCCACGGGGCGCCTCACCTTCCCGGTTCCTTATCTCTGGCATCGGTGCCACCTCCTGTTCCACTGACTGGGCTCCCCagcaccccccactccccgcagCCCTTGTCATCCATTCAGCAAACATTCAGGGGCATCTAGGGGGGCTGAGTTTGGGGGGGCTCAGGATGGGCTGGAAGAGGTGACAGGTGGGGAAGGGGGCGTCACAAGGGGCCAGGAGTCTGGGCTCCTGTCCAGGTGTGTGGTCCTGGGCGAGGGGCTTGACCAGCCCAGGCTGTGGAGCAGGGACACCCCAAGGGGTGCTGGGGTTCAGGAGGCCACACAGGCACCTGCACAGGAGCTGCAGTCGCCGTGGGAGCCAGCagggcccctcc is a genomic window of Myotis daubentonii chromosome 9, mMyoDau2.1, whole genome shotgun sequence containing:
- the SCT gene encoding secretin; translated protein: MAPRALLLLLLPLLPLLGGSAARPAPPRAPRHSDGTFTSELSRLRESARLQRLLQGLVGKRSEQDTENSTSWTKSAEGPFCLLWSSSPALQTWTPLRAPLDQAWSPRLPPGPRSAVLASGPVIPAETQKRL